In Pelmatolapia mariae isolate MD_Pm_ZW linkage group LG13, Pm_UMD_F_2, whole genome shotgun sequence, a genomic segment contains:
- the chchd1 gene encoding coiled-coil-helix-coiled-coil-helix domain-containing protein 1, translated as MATQGGIVFQEKVSRLLRGQNGKPVLKPNRALVLKDAVANRKPKKGEASCITEMSVLMACWKQNNFVDTLCSNEINSFYMCVEKARADAKNKAGQSNIQGGRLPPKQATALLKRYPNLCKEI; from the exons ATGGCCACGCAGGGAGGCATCGTGTTCCAGGAGAAGGTCAGCAGACTGCTCCGCGGCCAGAACGGAAAACCAGTGCTCAAACCGAACAGGGCTCTGGTTCTGAAAGACGCTGTAGCGAACCGAAAACCCAAGAAAGGGG AGGCCTCTTGTATCACTGAAATGTCAGTCCTGATGGCCTGTTGGAAGCAGAACAACTTTGTGGACACTCTGTGCTCTAATGAGATTAACAGCTTTTATATGTGTGTGGAAAAGGCTCGG GCTGATGCGAAGAATAAAGCTGGACAGAGCAACATCCAGGGAGGACGTCTGCCACCAAAACAAGCCACGGCGCTCCTGAAGAGATATCCCAACCTGTGCAAAGAGAtctga